The genomic DNA TGAGACGACTGCTGTTGGCCAGTTGGTGGATGGTTTGGGCGTAGTCTTCAAGCGCCTGCTCAAGAATCTGGTGCTTCTTGACCATCACTAGAGCACTTTGCTCAtcctgagagaaaaagagaaattatcAACTTTCTTCAAGCACAAGATGTAGGGgaaaaagcaattaaaaaaaagcaattcaACCTCACTTTACACAAGCTTACCTTGGCTTTTTCTTCCGACATCATGTGCAACTCTTGCTCTCCCATCCAGGCCTCTGCCTCCGCAGCATCGGCATAGAACTGCTGGGCACGATTAGCCTCTATTAGACGGTCATGGCGCTTGTCTGTCTCAGCGATCAACTGGTCCCAAAGGCTCTGCAGTTCAACTAGGCGATCCTCCAGAACAGACTGGCGTTCACCATCTACCTGGGTCTGAGTCTTGCCTCGTCTGTGGATGTCATCGATGCGAGGCTGATGGCCTTGGATCTCCTTCTGCAAAGTCTGATTCACAACCAGAGACAATATTCAACTTTCTTAGTTGGCTAACATTTCCTACTCTTCAAAATCTCTCTAAACTCAGTCCAAGTGTCTGTTTAAAGTATTTAGATTCTTGCATGTCAAAGTTTGGAACTTGATTACCCAGATTGGAACTTGATTACCCATAAAATTATGTCTTATCTCTATGACGGTGGTCagtgtgttcaataaaaacataaaaatacatcTATCTTTGTATTGTAAATTTATTCAGGCTGTTCTCGACTGTGACTTAGATGAAAATGAGACCACATTTTATGAGTAATCAATACCACGAAAACCTTTGCCCTTTTTTAAGCTACTTACAATGTAACACCTAAAAATAATACTGATAATTTGTAACTTTGTTACGATATATGGAAAAAGCTGTAACTACCTGGTTCTTCTTGATTAGCAGCTGTACAGTGGGCAAGTCTTTTCCATGGTCTGTGGAGGTTGCTAGCGGCATCCTTTCTGTCACCCACAGCTGAGAGGCAAACATTGATTATTAATTATCTGACTATCAGGATATATTTTGTCAGAAACTGTTTATTTCATTGATGGAATCATTAAGGTTATCCCACTCACAATTTCATCCTCCAGGTCTCTGTTGAACTGATGTGCTTCTTTGGAAGCGAGCAGCTGCTGTCTCCTGAGGTTGAGTGGGTCCTGGAGGCTGGCAAAGCTATCAGTGACACGCCTTTGCTGACCATCTATCTCAGCCAGTCCGGCATCTTCCTGGGATAGAGCCAGAGCCTGAGACTTCAGGGCCTGCACCTCCTTCTCTCTGACCTCCATTTGATGCTCCAGCATCTACACAGAGACAGCACAAACATTAAAGAAACAAAGGTATAACATTTAGCTCCACTAAGCAAACATGGCTACTTGCACCACATTCATTTGATTATATGTAATattgaacatttttaaaaagtgacacTTTTTTCGCcccttttaaaaatgtatttgtaagaCTAATTTTGACAGTGCTTTTCTGCACCATGTAGTGTACCTGGTGCTTCTTGAGGAGGATGTTCACGCTGGTCAGATCTTTTCCATAGTCATCACTTTGCAGCTGACCTTCAAGGTTTTTCAGCCAAACATCTAGAGCGGAACAGCTCTGTGTGAAGAGCTCTGCTCTGTTAGCATCAAATAAGCACTGAGCCTTCGTGCGAGTTGTGCTTTCCAGCTCCTCCCACTGACGCTGCAGGTCCTCCAGGGTCTGCTGGACAACAGGTTTCAGCTCAGGCTTCTCAGCAACCAGTGCCTGACCCTCCTGTTAGAGATGAGACACAATAACAAACTTGAACGTTATTAAATGTCCTATTTGGTTAAAGTTTTTCTAAAGTAAAGGTAAATAAAGGAATTAAATTATAATGATATGGATGTTATGATTATATATTTACTGATTAAACTGGCCACACCTTATCAATTTTGTCGAGCCAGTCTTTGTTGGAGGCCAGCTCTGCCATGAATGCCTGGTGTTTCTGCCACTTGCTGTGAAGATTTCTAGCCTCATCATAAGACATGTCCTGAGCCGTCAGCATCTTCTCATTTATCCACAAGGTGAGCTATGGAAAAGACAACAGCATAATGGAAGTTTCAGTTTCAAAGTAAATATCAAGATGCAATAGTTTGCACTAGTACTCAACTAAGCCATATTCTTACCTCTTGTCCATCTTGGAGGAAGTGCTGAAGTTCCCGGTTATCCTTAAGCTTGGTCAGCAGCTCATTTGCAGCCTCTTTATTCTTAAGATGTCTGGAGAAAATAAACGGGAAAAAATGTTTAGCCTTCAAACATCTAATTAAAAATGTCAGTAATAAAAAGTTACATAAATATCAGTTTTTCTCCCTTCTTTTACTCTAACCTTTCCTGGATTGAATCAACTTTTTCCTGGATCTTATCAGAGTTTGCATTAGAGTCATTAATGAGGCGCCTTCCAGCTTCCACCACACCAGTTATTTTCTCTTCACTGGCCTCTGTGGTGGTGAGGAAATCCTCATGCTTCTTAATGGCCTCCTCTGCTGCCTGAAGACTGGTGGGCATCTCTGTGTGGGACAGCACGTACTCCTACGCAGAGATGGACACAAAAGGAATGTTAAACATCGTTTCATATGCAGTTTTCATTGGCAATTATCTAATTCCagtgatttttcctttttttaggtCTTTTTTccaagtttatttatttatacaacagagtaagacatttaaaaacgtGTGAACTGGTGAAGAAGAATTTTTCATAGAATATCAGATCCATTTTCTCTGAAACGTGCAGTTATTTGCTTTGCACCAATAAGGCGAAAAGTTGTTATTTCATTGTCGAAGAGTATTTTCCTAACCTGGCTGTTAAGGAATGCCTCTGCCTGCTTTGCATCTCTCAGGAAAGTCTGGAAATCGAAGGCTTGGGCCAACAGGCTGTGCCGATTCTCCCACATGCGCCGCAACTCATGCCAGCCAGTGTCCAATGCCTGGAGCCTCTGGGCCAAAAACATGTGCTGGGCATCTGTCTGACCTTGGGTGACCTCCTCACCAACCGCACGCATCTTTTCATAGTCCTCCTTATAGTTATCCACCTCGTTCTTGATGCTTTCATGCTGGGCTAGCAAACTCTCAGCCTCAGGCAGAGAAGTGGGAATGTCCTCTGAGGCCACGGCTGTCTGGGTGCGGGACAGCCAGGACTGGAAGTCATCCAAATCCCTGAGGAAACCCTGTAGCTTGCTAGCTTCTCCCAGTGACTCTTCCCGTCGCTTCATGGTGGCGTTCAATTCCTCCCACACCTCTTGAATCTCTGCCAAGCGTCCTTGGATCTCTCCTGCTTGATCTGGATGTTCCTTGGCCAACTTTTCTGCCTCATTTCTCAAGTCATCTAATTTTCCctgaaaagacaaagaaaatatttaaattgcaTATATTATAATAAAATACCTCACCACAAAACCCTAAATAATACTATATTCATTTTGCTTTCACTGCTGTTCTGGTCTCATCCTCCACCCATTACATTTACACCTCCCATACCTGGATAGCCTCAAGGTCCCTCTCCATGCCAGTGAGTTTGCGTTGTAGTGCCATCACTCCCGCCAAGTCATTGCCAAGACTCTGAGTAGATTCAATAACTTTggtcttttccttcatccaagTCTGGATCTCATTACACTCGAGGTGATAGTTCTGGATGTTGAGAGCCGACTCAAGATCTTGTTTCTTTTGTCCAGCCAGTTGCTGAAACTCCTTCCATCTAGAGACAACACAGGCCAGGCTTAAAATGCTACCTGCATGCCTTTAAATAATACACATTCCTGAGCAGAAATAGGGTTACAATAATTCATAAATGTAGCTCTGACCTGTTGTTTAGTTGGTCTGTTGTCTGGTGGATTTGGTCTTTGTTACAGCTGTCTGAGTTCAGCAGCTGCTCTGCCACTTGGTTCACATCAGTGACACGGGTTCCTAGgttgttcatctcaggttccaGTGTCTCAAATCTATATCCATAAATGAAACACCATGATTAATTCACTCGTTCTATCTAATATAGACATTTCTATACATTATAGtagatttaaaaacactgactgtttacttttaagattagagcTTAGATTAATATAATGTACaattttcatctttgctttatgCCATCAACATTCCCGCGTTCACatgtatttgatttttttgtttctgtcatttCAGAATGTGAGGGAAGGCATTCTAACCTTCCCTCACCCACAGACTCACCTTTGCTGTACGACCTCCAAGTCCTCCAGCTTTGTAGGGATCTCCATGCTATCTAACCACTGTTCCTTTTCCTCCACCCAGAGCTGACAGGCACCAGCTTCACTGAACATGCGGTAGAGGGCCAGGGCACCTTCCAGAGCCTGGCGTCGAGCTGCTGACAGGGTCTCCAGTTCTTCATAACGTTGTTCAATAGCAGGCAGACGACCATCTACCTACAGTCAGCAATAAGCAGTAATTTAGTACTACAAACAGCATGCAATCATTGAAGAAGtatgaaaaagaaagcacacGTACTTCAGGGTAATGTACATAGGCCTGTGGCAGTGCTTGGACCTGCTCGTGCAGGGAGTCGATTAGGGGGTGGTGACTCTGGATCTCCTCTTctatctccctctgcttgcgAGCTAGAGTTTGGGTAGAGAACTCATCGTGGCCCACCTCCTGACTGGATACCTGTCTAAGTGTCTCCATGATCCATGCCTCCATGTCATTGGCATCCGTCTGAAACTGATGCAGGGCCACGGCTTCCTTAAGGCTCTGCTCTCTTTGCTTAGTTGTCTGAGAAACATCGAGAATAAGAACATTATGAGTAAAAATGCAATATTTGAAGAAAGCACCTTAGAACTGATAATGAACATTTACCTCCTCCAGATGGGCCCACTGTGCACGGATGTCTTGAATCCTCTCAGTTACTTCGGAAGCTCCAAAATGCCCTTCTTTAACCAAATCTTCTCCAGCAGCAATGCTGTTACTCAGGGGGCCATACCGGGCTGCCATCTCATCCCTGAAAGCCTCATGTTTACTGAGTAGGTGAAGGGCAGAAGTAAGGTCACGGCCACAATCTCCACTAGCCAGGATCTGTTCCTGCTCTCGGATCCAGGCTGCCTCCTCTCCGAGATCCCACAGGAACTGCCACAGACGCCGTGAGTCCTCTAGGCGCTCTCTGCGATTCGCAGCAAGCTGACCAAGTTCTTCATAGGCTTGACCCAGCAGCTCGACCTTCTCACTAACTAGTCCAGGCTCACAAGGTTTATAGGCTTGCAATTAAAAAAGGCAGGAATACACAGAATTTAGATAATGTGCACAAAGGGTCAGACTAAAATGCAGACTCTGTACACAAAACGTGCAAGACCATTTTTGAAGACTTACCCTGCTCGTGGGAAGTGAAGCGGTTCGCAGCTCCTTGCACTGCCTTGATCCTCTCTGCCTGAGCAGAAATATCAGCCTCTACCAGATTGTGCTTTTGCAGTAGGTCTAACACATCATGCAAATGTTTTCCGCTGTCCTGagactgcagacgaccctgaaAACAGAAAGCACAGTCCAGTAGGATATTTCCCAGTTTTATCTTGTGAAAATCGACATTTAACTAAATATATATTCAATAAATAATGATTCTATTTCAACTTGCCGCAAcataaatgtcatttttaaataaaaaacgcTAATAAATCTTTAGTGCTTGGTGACTTCTCAGATATTGGGCTACAAAGTACTGAGGAAAGCTTACAGTCACCAAAGTTAGGCTGCAAGAGAATCCATACATACACATCACTCAGAGCTATACACAAGTCACATCCAAGTAGCTGAGATTTTATACTACCCCATTCTATTGGTTACTTATTATATCCTTATAGGGTCAGGTCAGCCCAAAATTATatctacaatttttttttttatctctggCCTTCAGTgtcatttatccatttaaatctgCAAAACCTGTGAGtaatttcattttactttacGTTTTACCAACCACAATCTCTCTGGAAAAGAAAGCATCCGTTTATCAGAGATAAGAGGATGAGGCTAGTGACAGCATGACAGAATCTAAGCAGCTGGGCTGTAACGTTAGCTAGCTGCACATATGTagacagtaaaaagaaaatggttCCTACAGGAAACTGCTATTCCCATTTCTACTGCCATTCATGGAAGTCAGGTTTTAGTCCGTTTGGATTATACAGTATAAATTACATAGCATAAATGATACTTCACACTGTTCAGCTATTTAAACCAAACAAGGGGTCTGATATATTGGCAAATATTGTGTCAGTGGCAATCAGGCATTACTGGCACTTCCATTGGCCAATCAAAATGTCAGCACAtttaagataactctttattgtcattgcacagtcatacttagtacaatagtacaacgAAGTtggaaaacacagaagaaaGGCGTGTACTTCTAGTCACTGGAGTCTACCTCAGTCGACCTCAGTAAAGCCAGCAAAGAAAGGTAACACCAATCAGGCTAGGGCTACACAAAGCTAATTACTGCTATAAAGTGCTGACACGAAAGCTGTCAGGGACATACGTGAAAAACAATTATGTTAATTGAGGATTAGCAAACTCATTTTTGCTAATTAAAACCTCAAGAGAATGCAGGAATCAAAGCAGTAATTCAACACAAAGCGCAGTCAAATTTATGTAAGCTTCTGTTTCTTTGTGGTAGCTTTACCTTCTCATCTGCCATCCAGTCCATGATGTAACGCATCTCCTGAAACAGCCTCTGTAGGTCACGGTGGGCATTCAGACGCTCTCTGCGTGCAGCCAGAAGCTCTTTCAAGTATTCCCAGAGTCGAAGCACATTATCCCTTCGTGCGAGTATGCGCCGCACATCATGATATCCCTCTGCCTCCAGCTCTTTGGCGACAGACTCCACTGCGGCCACACGCTCCCAGTATGCCCCGATGTCTGTCTCAATTGCCTCGTGTTTACGGGTGGCAGCTTCCACTGCTCCCAGGTCAGTTCCAAAATTATCCtaataacagagaaaaaaaagcccatGATTGTAAATCTATTTACTGCATTCAAATCAGGAATTCAaattttgtttgtgctttttaattTTACCTGAGACACCAGTCTCTGGTTCTCACTCAGCCATGTCTCCCGCATAGCGGCTTTCCTGTCAAAGCGAGCAGCGAGCATCTCCAGTTTCTCCTGGCGAATCAACTCATTTCTCAGTGCCAGCTCACGTTCATGTTCTGCCTTTTCCAGTCGTTCCCATGCCTGCCATGCAAATATAACGCAGGAAGCCTGTATCATCCAGAATCTACTAAACGAACATTGAGTTTGAAAGCTGTACTTGCCTTTTCTAGAACAAGCCATACCTTATTGATGTCAGAAATGAGTTTTCCCTCTCTTGGCATGTAAACCTTCTGATTGTTTGCTCTCATCTTGCTTTGGATAGTAAAAAGAAGAACCTCCAAGTTTCCTTTCTCTGTAAATCTGAGGAGATCACACACTGATAGTTAACATACTGCATAGCGTCACCATTTTGGATTATAATTGCTTAACAAGCACTGACTCATTCACTTAACCCAGCTGACACTCACTTGGGAGGTTTCTCCACAGTCCTGTAGGAGTTAAAAGCTTGGAGCTGGTTCTGTACAGCACTCAGAGAGTTAGCCAGCTGCCGATCATTGAGTGTCACTATGGTCTGCTCGATCCACTGCAGCAGCTCAGAGGCCAGGGTCTCATACTTCTCTATCAGCTGGTCGGCCTCAATAGCATAGTCAAGCACCTGAAGTGCAGagaaatgtattatttgaaCTGGGGACATAAACTCAGTGTACATGTACTCACTTTCACTCACATAAATGTATACACACAAAACTAACCTTGCCAATTCTTTTGCCCTCCACTGCCAGGGCTTTCATCTTGGAGAAGTAATGATAGTAAGTTGCCACATAGGTAATTATAGACTTTTCATCAGGCTGATCCACATTGACatcttgaaaaaaataataataatatggttaatatgaatatttacatggtatttatattatatatactaGAATATTTACATCAAAATACTCTGAATAAAGTGTGGGAAAGTGTTTACATCTTTAATCATGCTTTTTGTTATGTCACTATAGCTGACTTGCTACAGTGATGCAGTGTTGCCTAATCTAAAATTAATTGCAGTAATCCTCTATAGCCAAACTCTCGCCAATCTGTTTCAGGCAACAGCTTAGTGCCTTAGCGGACAGATCAGGCCATCAATGTGACTTACAAGagtgcttttgttgttgttgttgaggcTTTAAACACTCACCTTCTGGGTCCAGCAGCTTGGTAAGCCCCAGTTCCTTCTCAGCCACATTGAAAGCATTTTGGAGATTGTAGTGAGCGTTGGACCTCTTCAGGTTGTCAAACTCAATCAGGTCGGGTCTGCAGAGGATTGGAAACAATTGTGACTTTAATGAGAAGGGATTACAGAAGAGAGCAAGGTGCAAGCAAATAAGAATATCGGCTGACTTATTGCAACTTGTTGTAGTACAGAAGAAAATATTTTCAATCCAGGGTgcataaaatggtaaatggcctgtatttgtatagcgctttacttagtccctatggagcCCAAAGCGCtctacactacattcagtcatccacccattcacacacacattcacacactggtgatggcaagctacaatGTAGCaacagctgccctggggtgcactgacagaggcgaggctgccggacactggcgccaccgggccctctgaccaccaccagtaggcaacgggtgaagtgtcttgcccaaggacacaacgaccgagactgtcggagccggggctcgaaccggcaaccttctgattacaagacgaactgccaatgTTCCTCTAGAACTGGTTAAAGTCATCTGCATGAAAAAAGGCCTCTGATCATGGATAAAAATCACACCTGCAAACTAATGCCTGAATGATGCTTTCATTTACAGTTGCTAAGGTTGGTGGTAGAAAAGTATGAAAGTGGTTCGGGTGAGTGTATTTTATTAAAACCTATAGGATATTATAGCATGAATGCattcacaaaaaataaaatgaggatAAAAAAGACTAAGCATAATGTAATTTCTTGCATGATAATGTAAACGACAGACAGCTCAGTGGTTTGCGTAACTATCCTACGGCTCACTGACTGCTCTGAAAGCAATGTTGGCTTTCATCTATCAAGTATCACCCTTATCACCCTCACAGTATGCAGTCATTGTAAGGAACGATAAACTCTCCTCTGTTTGAGTCATATGTGTTTAGGCTACACCTTTGGCTCCTATTTTACAGCTCCATTTAAATGTTAGCTATTCATGACAGAGTTACCAGCAGAGTGTGCAACTGGGGTATCAAGTATGGTTCTTAATAGAAAATAAGTGGGTTATAATTTCTGTGATCTAGGTCATCTTACTCCCTATTTATTTTCATCCTTTCAGGCATACTGCAGACTGAAGAATGGGAGGAGCAAGTGGAGACCTAAATAGAAAAGGGGATAAAAACACCCCAGAGATGGGAAATGGTTCTGCGACAGGTGCTCCTCATTACGAAGGGAATGAAAATCATTAAAATACAAGACTCCCTTTTGATTTGGAGGATGACTAAGTTATCTAAAAACCTCACagtaagaaacaaaaactgCAATTAAACTGAATaagtaaatgcataaaaagGGCTGCTTTTACTGTAGCTGGTATCAGTGATGTGAAATACATGAAGAAGTCAATGACCTGTGTTTGTGCACGATGGCATTGAACGCTAGACCA from Oreochromis niloticus isolate F11D_XX linkage group LG10, O_niloticus_UMD_NMBU, whole genome shotgun sequence includes the following:
- the sptbn2 gene encoding spectrin family protein isoform X2 produces the protein MSTISPTDFDSLEIQQQYNDINNRWDLAAETDWDNENSSARLFERSRIKALADEREAVQKKTFTKWVNSHLGRVTCRIGDLYTDLRDGRMLIRLLEVLSGEQLPKPTKGRMRIHCLENVDKALQFLKEQKVHLENMGSHDIVDGNHRLTLGLIWTIILRFQIQDISVETEDNKEKKSAKDALLLWCQMKTAGYPNVNIHNFTTSWRDGLAFNAIVHKHRPDLIEFDNLKRSNAHYNLQNAFNVAEKELGLTKLLDPEDVNVDQPDEKSIITYVATYYHYFSKMKALAVEGKRIGKVLDYAIEADQLIEKYETLASELLQWIEQTIVTLNDRQLANSLSAVQNQLQAFNSYRTVEKPPKFTEKGNLEVLLFTIQSKMRANNQKVYMPREGKLISDINKAWERLEKAEHERELALRNELIRQEKLEMLAARFDRKAAMRETWLSENQRLVSQDNFGTDLGAVEAATRKHEAIETDIGAYWERVAAVESVAKELEAEGYHDVRRILARRDNVLRLWEYLKELLAARRERLNAHRDLQRLFQEMRYIMDWMADEKGRLQSQDSGKHLHDVLDLLQKHNLVEADISAQAERIKAVQGAANRFTSHEQAYKPCEPGLVSEKVELLGQAYEELGQLAANRRERLEDSRRLWQFLWDLGEEAAWIREQEQILASGDCGRDLTSALHLLSKHEAFRDEMAARYGPLSNSIAAGEDLVKEGHFGASEVTERIQDIRAQWAHLEETTKQREQSLKEAVALHQFQTDANDMEAWIMETLRQVSSQEVGHDEFSTQTLARKQREIEEEIQSHHPLIDSLHEQVQALPQAYVHYPEVDGRLPAIEQRYEELETLSAARRQALEGALALYRMFSEAGACQLWVEEKEQWLDSMEIPTKLEDLEVVQQRFETLEPEMNNLGTRVTDVNQVAEQLLNSDSCNKDQIHQTTDQLNNRWKEFQQLAGQKKQDLESALNIQNYHLECNEIQTWMKEKTKVIESTQSLGNDLAGVMALQRKLTGMERDLEAIQGKLDDLRNEAEKLAKEHPDQAGEIQGRLAEIQEVWEELNATMKRREESLGEASKLQGFLRDLDDFQSWLSRTQTAVASEDIPTSLPEAESLLAQHESIKNEVDNYKEDYEKMRAVGEEVTQGQTDAQHMFLAQRLQALDTGWHELRRMWENRHSLLAQAFDFQTFLRDAKQAEAFLNSQEYVLSHTEMPTSLQAAEEAIKKHEDFLTTTEASEEKITGVVEAGRRLINDSNANSDKIQEKVDSIQERHLKNKEAANELLTKLKDNRELQHFLQDGQELTLWINEKMLTAQDMSYDEARNLHSKWQKHQAFMAELASNKDWLDKIDKEGQALVAEKPELKPVVQQTLEDLQRQWEELESTTRTKAQCLFDANRAELFTQSCSALDVWLKNLEGQLQSDDYGKDLTSVNILLKKHQMLEHQMEVREKEVQALKSQALALSQEDAGLAEIDGQQRRVTDSFASLQDPLNLRRQQLLASKEAHQFNRDLEDEILWVTERMPLATSTDHGKDLPTVQLLIKKNQTLQKEIQGHQPRIDDIHRRGKTQTQVDGERQSVLEDRLVELQSLWDQLIAETDKRHDRLIEANRAQQFYADAAEAEAWMGEQELHMMSEEKAKDEQSALVMVKKHQILEQALEDYAQTIHQLANSSRLMVNNEHPESERITLRQAQVDKLYAGLKDLAEERRGRLQERLRLTQLKREVDDLEQWIAEREVVAGSHELGQDYEHVTMLRDKFREFARDTSTIGQERVDGVNALADDLIESGHPENASVAEWKDGLNEAWADLLELIDTRTQMLAASYELHRFHQDAMEVLGRVKEKREALPSELGRDLNTVQHLHRQHTAFEHDIQALSGQVNQVQDDAARLQKAYAGEKADDIHRSEHAVTSAWEGLLEAGEARRLLLLDTVEKFRFFNMVRDLMLWMDGVNLQIDAHDSPRDVSSAGLVIANHQDIRSEIDARTDSFTACIEMGNTLINKNHYASDEIREKLTQLQEKRDKINKKWQDKMDHLQIVLEVLQFGRDAYVAESWLAGQEPLVRAAELGSNVDEVESLIKRHEAFEKLATAWEERFVQLEKLTTLEEQEIQRRREEEERARRPPTPPPVEVPQSETESQPHDSAARTSLDQTTLNQSVSVNGVHSDNDTSQSLSLSLSVGKKSEPKRVCKPKQQERGSESESVNGPGRDSGLASSRVDPSATLPSRGAADSEPETMEGMLCRKQEMESHSKKAASRSWQNVYCVLRKGSIGFYKDGKSASNGIPYHGEVPISLGEAVCEIAHDYKKRKHVFKLRLGDGKEYLFQAKDEAEMSSWIQSILSAIPKGSGDSPGAQRPLSRAMTMPPISPSSGEAGGVTMRNKDGKDKDREKRFSFFGKKK
- the sptbn2 gene encoding spectrin family protein isoform X6 codes for the protein MSTISPTDFDSLEIQQQYNDINNRWDLAAETDWDNENSSARLFERSRIKALADMEWDHRERDSCLSPAAFVNQVQYSNILEGRFKQLQDEREAVQKKTFTKWVNSHLGRVTCRIGDLYTDLRDGRMLIRLLEVLSGEQLPKPTKGRMRIHCLENVDKALQFLKEQKVHLENMGSHDIVDGNHRLTLGLIWTIILRFQIQDISVETEDNKEKKSAKDALLLWCQMKTAGYPNVNIHNFTTSWRDGLAFNAIVHKHRPDLIEFDNLKRSNAHYNLQNAFNVAEKELGLTKLLDPEDVNVDQPDEKSIITYVATYYHYFSKMKALAVEGKRIGKVLDYAIEADQLIEKYETLASELLQWIEQTIVTLNDRQLANSLSAVQNQLQAFNSYRTVEKPPKFTEKGNLEVLLFTIQSKMRANNQKVYMPREGKLISDINKAWERLEKAEHERELALRNELIRQEKLEMLAARFDRKAAMRETWLSENQRLVSQDNFGTDLGAVEAATRKHEAIETDIGAYWERVAAVESVAKELEAEGYHDVRRILARRDNVLRLWEYLKELLAARRERLNAHRDLQRLFQEMRYIMDWMADEKGRLQSQDSGKHLHDVLDLLQKHNLVEADISAQAERIKAVQGAANRFTSHEQAYKPCEPGLVSEKVELLGQAYEELGQLAANRRERLEDSRRLWQFLWDLGEEAAWIREQEQILASGDCGRDLTSALHLLSKHEAFRDEMAARYGPLSNSIAAGEDLVKEGHFGASEVTERIQDIRAQWAHLEETTKQREQSLKEAVALHQFQTDANDMEAWIMETLRQVSSQEVGHDEFSTQTLARKQREIEEEIQSHHPLIDSLHEQVQALPQAYVHYPEVDGRLPAIEQRYEELETLSAARRQALEGALALYRMFSEAGACQLWVEEKEQWLDSMEIPTKLEDLEVVQQRFETLEPEMNNLGTRVTDVNQVAEQLLNSDSCNKDQIHQTTDQLNNRWKEFQQLAGQKKQDLESALNIQNYHLECNEIQTWMKEKTKVIESTQSLGNDLAGVMALQRKLTGMERDLEAIQGKLDDLRNEAEKLAKEHPDQAGEIQGRLAEIQEVWEELNATMKRREESLGEASKLQGFLRDLDDFQSWLSRTQTAVASEDIPTSLPEAESLLAQHESIKNEVDNYKEDYEKMRAVGEEVTQGQTDAQHMFLAQRLQALDTGWHELRRMWENRHSLLAQAFDFQTFLRDAKQAEAFLNSQEYVLSHTEMPTSLQAAEEAIKKHEDFLTTTEASEEKITGVVEAGRRLINDSNANSDKIQEKVDSIQERHLKNKEAANELLTKLKDNRELQHFLQDGQELTLWINEKMLTAQDMSYDEARNLHSKWQKHQAFMAELASNKDWLDKIDKEGQALVAEKPELKPVVQQTLEDLQRQWEELESTTRTKAQCLFDANRAELFTQSCSALDVWLKNLEGQLQSDDYGKDLTSVNILLKKHQMLEHQMEVREKEVQALKSQALALSQEDAGLAEIDGQQRRVTDSFASLQDPLNLRRQQLLASKEAHQFNRDLEDEILWVTERMPLATSTDHGKDLPTVQLLIKKNQTLQKEIQGHQPRIDDIHRRGKTQTQVDGERQSVLEDRLVELQSLWDQLIAETDKRHDRLIEANRAQQFYADAAEAEAWMGEQELHMMSEEKAKDEQSALVMVKKHQILEQALEDYAQTIHQLANSSRLMVNNEHPESERITLRQAQVDKLYAGLKDLAEERRGRLQERLRLTQLKREVDDLEQWIAEREVVAGSHELGQDYEHVTMLRDKFREFARDTSTIGQERVDGVNALADDLIESGHPENASVAEWKDGLNEAWADLLELIDTRTQMLAASYELHRFHQDAMEVLGRVKEKREALPSELGRDLNTVQHLHRQHTAFEHDIQALSGQVNQVQDDAARLQKAYAGEKADDIHRSEHAVTSAWEGLLEAGEARRLLLLDTVEKFRFFNMVRDLMLWMDGVNLQIDAHDSPRDVSSAGLVIANHQDIRSEIDARTDSFTACIEMGNTLINKNHYASDEIREKLTQLQEKRDKINKKWQDKMDHLQIVLEVLQFGRDAYVAESWLAGQEPLVRAAELGSNVDEVESLIKRHEAFEKLATAWEERFVQLEKLTTLEEQEIQRRREEEERARRPPTPPPVEVPQSETESQPHDSAARTSLDQTTLNQSVSVNGVHSDNDTSQGSESESVNGPGRDSGLASSRVDPSATLPSRGAADSEPETMEGMLCRKQEMESHSKKAASRSWQNVYCVLRKGSIGFYKDGKSASNGIPYHGEVPISLGEAVCEIAHDYKKRKHVFKLRLGDGKEYLFQAKDEAEMSSWIQSILSAIPKGSGDSPGAQRPLSRAMTMPPISPSSGEAGGVTMRNKDGKDKDREKRFSFFGKKK